The stretch of DNA TAATCCTATTTGTAGACCTGTGTTAATTACAAATATCTATCTTCTCACTCACCAGCTCCCTTGAGAAAAAGAGATTTCTGGTAGTAGAGTTGAGCTCCTAACCTTCCCGCTGGAAGAGCCGAGAACAGATCCAGTGAAGAGCTCCCACGGCGTCAGGCACACTAAGAGCACACGGACCTGTACAGATCTGACTTGACTCGGGAATCCAGGTCAGATTGTGTGACTTCTGCAGAAGAAGCCAGGCTGTGTTTGAAGAGCTCTGAAGTTTATTCCTAGCTGCTGCCCTGCCCTCACAGGAGTCTGGCCAACATCGGGAAGGGAGTCATACCAACAATGCAGAGTAGGAACTTccagaaacatgaaaatgaaagcaaacgtCTCGTTATGTAATGGTTCCTAGGCATAGAAACTGAAAGCCACCGGGGCCATAGAGTTGGGTCGCCCTGCTTTTGTTTCAATGATGAGGCACAGGAAATCTGGGCAGGAGGATGCAGTGTCCGAGGAGGGGGTCATTTCATCTAGCCCCCGAGGCTGTATTTATGCCATCCAAGAGCTGAACCAGATCTCAGAGCCCACAAACCCCCTCATGACCTTGCTCCACCACCTACACAACCAGTCTCTGTGGTGATAAGAAACCAATGTGCTTTCTTTACACCCCTGTCCTGGGTGCAGACTTTCCAAAACTCTCTGCGTCGCCTCATTAACTCATTATGGactctcagagaatctccaggaataaataggaataaataaataaataaataaataaataaataaataaataaatacttgctcGCTCAGGCTTGGCAATTTGCTAGACTGGCTCTCAGGACCCCAGAGTGTGCTAGATCACAACTTCAGTTTCGTTGCAAAAAGAATGCATAGGGCAGGTCTAGGAGGGAGCACGGAGcatgcctccctcctccctggaaTCAGGATACGCCCTCCTCCAAGCATATTGGTGCATGAATCACCCACGAGGCTCCACTGAGCTTTATAACCTAGGAATTATGCtgtctgcctctaggttccttccCCTACACAGGTGACTCTCATTGCGAGAGGACCTGTCAGGGTGACTAGAAGCATCCCCGGCATCTGAATACCTCTGAATGGGAGAGGGGAATAGCCCCAATTGAGTTCCATTCATCCAGAAAAAGAGAAGTTGCCAATATTGAAATGAAAACAGTATCACCACAGATATAAGCATAAAACAGCATGGTGATTCCTGACTGATGCTGTAACAAGCTAGGCAGTGCAAATGCATTATGGTGCTGCAGTTAAGAAATTCAACCAGAGTTCAAGACATCTGCAGGACTGTAGCCCAGTGGGGAGAGTGCTCGCCTTGCACTCATGAAGCCATTGGTTCCATCCTTGGCACTGCATTaactgggcttggtggcatgcacctgtgattccagcacttgggaggttgaggcaggaagatcagaaattcaaggtcaagtAGTTTCAAGTTAGCTCCTGTTAGTTGAGACTATCTcaagaaagacaggaagtggggaagggaggaaggaagaaaaaagacagctAATTAGACATCAGCAAAGCTGAAGGAGAATGTTTGTCTTGCTAGTTCTAGAAGCTTCTCAGATTCCTTGGCCCTCTTCAAAGCTAGCCAAGCTGCATTTCTCTGACCCCTCTTCAATGACCACGCCTCACTCTGCttttcccttctgcctccctcttctaGTTCTAAAACTTCTGTAatcgctaaaaaaaaaaaaaaaaaaaaaacaccaactcTCCTAACACGCACACACGGTGCACTTACCTTCACCAGCAGgtttccattctcttttttttaaaaatatttatttatttattatgtatacaatgttccgtctgtgtgtatgtttgcagaccagaagagggcaccagatctcattacagatggttgtgagccaccatgtggttgctggaattgaactcaggacctttggaagagcaggcaatgctcttaaccactgagccatctctccagcccctccatcctCTTTGTAACCTGGCACTTTCAGTGTTCTGGGGATGACTATATAGGTATCTTTGGGGCTAGGGCACATTGCATTATTCTGACTATTGCAAACACAGAAACAGTGCACATAGACGCATCCTGGCAAACTTGGAGACAAAATGGACAAACTCTTCatcagaaataattttgaatttgaaataattattgCCAAGGAAGCTGCAGACTTGGTACAAAGCCAGGTGGTTTTCCTATGTGCTGCCAAGACCGGGCAGTCAGCCCATTCAGGCTTTTCCTGAGAGTCCCAGCAAACAGGACTGACTTCCCGGTTCTAGCTTTTGgcaattctttctttaaacatctTAACCTAGGAAGTGGGAGGGGCTTCCTGTCTTTCTAATTTGTGAGGGTCTTCCCATCTTGTTTTGCTTCCTTATTTATTCCATCACCAGCATAGCAATCCCGTGTAAAATTCCTGAGAACCCCCTGCTGGTCTAGAGAAGGCATTTAACAACAGTCAAGGGAAATAACGAGTTTTTGAGCAAAGACTAAGGAGGGACCCACAGCTCTGAGCACTGTAGCACAGCACCCCACAGTGCCACTCTCCCCCCGCTCCACCCCCCCTCAGCATCTAGCTGCCTGGTACTATGCAGCCCCATGGCCCTGCACTTCACCATGGAGTACCATTGAgaatttttagaaagaatttgACTTTTTTCATTCTGTTGACACATACCAGTTGTACATTTTCCTGTTAATTGCATTAGCATACTCTAATTATATAAGTGGTTTCAAGACATTGTCTGCGTGCGTGTGATATACTTGGGAGCATGCGTAGCCCTACACATGCGAAACCCTTTGTCTTCATTTGCACAGAGTTCAATCTCCGCACTTATAGACTGGATGTGTGCTGACCTCACGGATTCCTGGTGATTACTTTCAGTTCCTCCTCAGTTTCCACACTGAGAAAGCTCAGTCTCTCATTACCAGACCCAGGGCCTTCGGTTTTCACACATTTTGCTGTAAACAGGATATCTTTGGCTTCCTGTGTGAAAAGCTATCTCCTCTTGACTTCAGGTATGAACAGTATGTCTCggtcatgtgcacacaccccttCTGTGTATCCCCAGCAGGGACAGGGCTGGACCCGAGGGCAGTCCTAATGACACTGGTTCTCATCTACATGTGGGCTACTGGTATTTCCTTTTTCACAAAGGAATATTCAGATCATTTGCCTACTTTAAacgctgtattttttttaaagacagggtctcactggtggccttggctagcctagaattaaatatgtagaccacactgatctcaaattcacagagatctatctgcctctgcttcctgagtgctgggattaaagacatttgatACCTCAATGGACTAAATTTGGattcctttctgttctctgtggaTGTGGAGCCTGCCCTCTTCTCGTTGAAGATTCTGCTCACCTGGTGACTCTCTGCTATTTGGAACCTGTTAGTCTGTCAGAAGCCACGTGTAGACTTTTTTTCTCAGCATTGCCTTACCAGTGTCCACGTGTGGACTCCTGTTTCTCGGTATCACCGTGCCAGTGTCCACGTGTGGACTCCTGTTTCTCAGCACCGCCTTACCAGTNNNNNNNNNNNNNNNNNNNNNNNNNNNNNNNNNNNNNNNNNNNNNNNNNNNNNNNNNNNNNNNNNNNNNNNNNNNNNNNNNNNNNNNNNNNNNNNNNNNNTTACCAGTGTCCACGTGTGGACTCCTGTTTCTCAGCATTGCTTTACCAGTGTCCACGTGTAGACTCCTGTTTCTCAGCATCACCTTACCAGTGTCCACGTGTGGACTCTTGTTTCTCGGCATCACCTTACCAGCGTcttgaactttatttttctcttactcCAGTTTCTAGCCGCACTTGAGTCTTTGATCCATTCGAGTTGCTTTTTGCCCAGGTTGAGAGATGGacattttattcttctgcatgtacACACCCTGCTTCCCTACCACCACACCTTACCTGTCATTTCTGCTTGTTTCTGGCACCTCACCTTTGTTGAGAATATATGGGAAGGTTTAAGCCATAGCaccacagttaagagcattagctgctcttgaggaggacccaggttcaattcccagcacccacctggaggctcacaactatctgtaattccatcCAAAGCCCTCGTCTGAACTCTGCAGGTACCGCACACACATGGTGTAGATAATACACACTGGAAATGCATCTGTAtacataatctcaaaaaaattctttttttttttttttttttttttttttttttttgagacagggtttctctgtagctttggagcctgtcctggaactccctttgtagaccaggctggcctcgaactcacagagatccgcctgcctctgcctcccgagtgctgggattacaggcgtgcgccaccactgcccggcttcaaaaaaattctttaaagagaatATGTTGGTATAAAAGGTAGTTTAAAACTGAGAAATTCATGAAGTATTTTCTTAaggatgcattttatttttaagtatgtgtttgtgcatgagtgTAAGTAACCGCAAAGGCTTGAAGAGGGTGCTGTTACCTCTACAGCTGGAGttgcaagcagttgtgagccaccatgtgaatgctggaaagcaaactcaggtcctctccaggAACAGTAAGCACTCTTAGCAACTGCTCATAATGTACGGTTTGACAGTTCTAACAAGTACCTGAGTGGAAAGCATTGGCCTACCATGGCTATAAACCAGTGCTGCAGATGAGTGAGTTTATCCTGGGGTATCTGTCTTGCCTAGTGCTCTGTTTATCTGaggtttttatatattaatatcatGCTGCTTTCATTACTGTGGCTCTCTGTACCATGTTGTCTAGCCTGGCCCCAAACTTAGTATGTAAAGGGACTTTGTCATTTACCAAGATCTTTGCTAGTAGTTACACTGAAGAGAAgctaaagaagttttaaaaaataagtaaataaagaaataagcttGGAATTGAGGATTTTGGTTCAACTGTTTCTATTATAAGGAGTAATGTACAGATGAAACAATCATATCAAAATACTAATGTCACTCTTCacaggggtggggggacagagaaagagggaggaagagagggggagggggaaagggatcTGAGGGTCAGGCACTACTACTTTGATATTAATTTCTGCTATGAGAGCGCCACCTACTGTCTGGTTTTAGAATGCAATGCTAAGGTTGGTTCAAATCCTCTTTaccttgaaaaatgaaacaaaaacattatcctctggcctctggacaTGCACACCCGGatatgcacatccacacacatgtacataaactCCCACACACTCAAAAAAAACCCTTGCAGTTACATACTGCACTTCAAAAATTCAATGACAAAGCATAAAAACCACTTGTTTTTactgtttaaaataaacataagctATATACACTGTGGAACCAGAATGACCGTCACAGAGTATGGATGATAGTCCGGCTTCGAAGTTGCTGAATATACTCTTTGGCATGGTCAATTGTTGTCTTGGGTGCTTCGGGTAGGGGTGGGGGTCCTTCCACCAGCTTCACAAAATAGTGGCAATAGACCTTCTCCATGATACCAAAGCGACCTCGGCCATGGTAACGGAGGCGCTTCAGGCATTGGCCTCTTCCTGAGGTAGACtcagctacagagaaaagaaagagagaattatGGACATGTCTGCTATCCATAGGACTGCATCTACAGAGCCGAGCAAGTCCTGACCCATCTCTCACTAGATCCTAAGAAGCAGGAGCTTGCTGGTTGGCTAGAACACGCTCGTCTCAGCCACGAGTCTCCTGAGCACTAAGTAGGGGTGAAGGTGAGGGTAGGAGGTAGAAGGTGAAGCATGAACCCTGCTGCCACACAGTTTATGttggaggaagacagaaaatatgGTAACACCTTCAATTAATGCAAGTTTCGTGAATTAAACAAATCTGACTAACGTGGCACAGGCTGATGGGATGGTGGAGGTGACTCTGAAACTTGACCTGAGACCAGAATCACCCTCCATGCCTGTTCCTGTGAGAACGCAGTAAACACATCCTGATCCTAAACTCAGCTTGTTTAGGAAGACAACAGGGGCACACTGACACTAACCACATTTAAGAGGCACACAAACAAAGAGGACATGAGAGACAAGCATAGGGAAACAGATTCTATACGGGCctacaagcaaaagaaaattccATTCCTAACACACAGATAAGAAAGGCAAGAATGGGGCTGGTAaaatggctcagcatgtaaagcTCCTGCCATGAGAGCCGACAACCCAAGTTTGCCCTTGGAATCCACATAAAGGTCAAAGAGATATGATTCCACGaaactgtcttctgatctccacaggcaagctatggtgcatgtgcatatgtacatagcTTGGATACTCTGAACAGTGCCCCAGTGAACACAGGTGTACAAGTGTCTATAGTAAGCTGACTAAGTCCTTTGGATGTGTGCTGTGGGGTGCTGAGGCTGCATCATGTGGTTGGTCTGTTCTAGCTTTTGAGAGCTCTTCATATTGATTTCCTCAGTGGCTGTGCTAGTTTATATTTCCACCAGGAGAGTTTTAAGGCTCCCACTGCCACTCTGGCTGAGGATATTGAACTTTTGTTcatgtcatttatattttttcttaagaacTGTGTAATTCATTTGCTTGCTCACTGATTGGATGATTCAGTGGTTTTggtctgtctgtgtttctctctctcttatagaTCAGCAGGACCTCCACCCTGATGACTAGAAGGCTCAGTCACTCTTATGGCAGAGGCACATTATAAAAAAGACCCTTATAGTTTACATGTAATCCTTTAGTCACCTCCCCCAACAACTACCCCACCCTGAGATCGTCTCTCTGTGTAGATCTAGTGctcttggactcacagagagtcgcctgcctctacttctacCTCCTGGGTACTGgtactaaaggtgtgtgcaccccAACCAATAATTAATCCATCTTTTAGATAATTTGTGGTCATGCTCAGTTTTATTGTGGCTAAAGGGTAGCAGCATGAGCCATTTCTAAAATCCTTGTGTACTAAGCACTGATGAGAGAACCCACGCCCTCAGTCCCATTATGAACAAGCAGCTAGAAGCTAGTACATCTGTCACTCGTGACAAATTAACGCTGCAGTGCTACGGGCTAAAGAAAGTCCTTACCAGAGCAAGCGATTGGCCTAAGTGTTCAGACATCAAAGACCATTTTCACCAAACTCAGCATCAAGTCAAAGACATCCCTGATGCTAAAGATAGAAGAATTCTTACCTATATATAAGTTGGATCTGAATTCCACATTATGGTCTCTCACTGCCATGTCTTGTGCTTCTAAGAGTACCTTGAACAACAAGAAAGGCCTGTTCATATAGCTGATTCTGAACTAAAGTGAGATGAaaatctcatcttttttttttaaaggtttatttattacgtacagtgatctgcctgcatgtgtgccagAGGGCacgagatctcattacagatgcttgtgagccaccatgtggttgctgggaatggaactcagggcctctggaagagcagccagtgcttttaaccgctgagccatctctccagtccctcatctTTTATTATGTCTAAAATGTGCCTAATCAAACCTTCACTTCACAGCaaacttttttctatttattgatagtttttttttctttttttggtttttcgatacagggtttctccgtagccttggagcctgtcctggaactagctcttgtagaccaggctggccttgaattcacagagatccacctgcctctgcctcctgagtgctgggattaaaggtgtgcatcactactgccAGGCTTTGTCATGTTTTTTTAGACAAGAGTatactctgtagctctggctgtcctggaactcacagagattgacaTGCCTCTTGCTCCCAAGAGTGCTGGAATtggaggcatgcaccaccattcccaGTCACAGTGAAGTTTTTAAAGGCATTAAATGCTGGTTGCACCAAGGAAAAGGGAACAATGAGCATCCCTTCCTGAAAACTAATGTAGGGCCCAGCGCCCTGCTGAGGCTTGGAGGCCACACCGTTGGAAGGAACATTGAATCTGAGTCAGGGACTCAGGTCTTCTAAAAACGAAACACCATGTGCCTAGCACATCAGTACTGTGCTCCATGAGGCGTTGGAGACCCTAGAGCTATGTACAAATACAAACCAATGACCAGAAAAGAAGCATCAGAGACAACAAGCTTCTGAGTCTGCTGAGTGCCACACCAGGACTTCTTCCGACCAACTGCTTATACAAAATCATAAATTCTCATTGTGGAAGTTGGCTCCCCACCCCTCAAAATAGACTCTTGTGAAAAGCCAAATCTTAGGATTAAAGGGTTTAGGCTTAAAGATGGCAGCATGCCCATCCCTCCCAACCAAGTCTTACCTCTTTTATTATTTGAGCCCCCTTTTTGTCATTGAACTCCAACTGAGCCAAAGCCTGATCGATGGACATGCCTCGTATCTAAggggaaaacaaatgaacaaacttcTCAAAAGCAATGTTCCTTTTTAACGGCAATAAGAACCTTACACTAACAGAATTCTAGAAACTGTGCATTAAATCcaagaaaaatagaacaaaaagaaagaaaaaatttgaaaGGGATCCTATCTTTTAGTTAAAATCAAACTTACATTCTGTAAGCACAAAATCAAGTTTTATGTACAGCAGTTTCAGAACTATTAAGGCAGACCTGACTGAGAGATCACACTCCTCCTCCTCACGAGCACTAAATGCTTTTGTATTGctgcagttctctctctcctcagcaagAACATGCAAGAACCAACAGTATCATGAGATTAGGTCTGTTTATACAGGTGAACAAGAAGTATCCTGGGTTCtcgccttctctctccctccttcaccaAAACAACACTTAAGAACTGTgacacagctgggtggtggtggcacatgcctttaatcccagcacttgggaggcagaggcaggcggatatctgtgagttcaaggccagcctggtctatagaacgagttccaggacaggctccaaagctacagagaaaccctatcacatGCACGTGCCCTAGGTCCTCTGGCTGTCGGCACTTCTGCTGCCCTTGTTTCAGTGTCTACTTCCACTGTGATTCAGTGTCTCGATGACCTGCTGGTCTCTGAACACACAATGACACTCCCTGTTCTTTGGAAAAATTCGGACACTAATGCTCATGTTCTTCAGAGAGAACTTCAGAGGGAACATGCAGCTAATTTTCCTGGGCATTACATGGGAGGAGTCATGTTAGCTTACCAGTTTTGCCAGATACCACATCTTGTCCTTGCtgtattttatttgtcttctacAATGGTAAATTTCCTTGCaagtaggaaaaaagaaagacatgttgTAACAGGTTTATCAAAGAGATGTAACTTTTAGTTCCCATACTCTATGCCCAATGACAACACTGTtgtcacaggaaagaaaacaaagcactaCAAAGACTCcagagattctttttttatatacaaaatttGCTTTATTTCAAAGTCTCATGTTAAAAAATTAgtaaggaagaaacagaaactatAATTCTTTCACCATGTAACTACTGAGCAACTCACAGTTTTTAGTAAGTTGAGTGGGGAGAGGAATCTTATAAACCTTTTCTAAACTGAAACTGAAAAACCAAGTAGTTTACTCAATACCCGAAAGCCTGTAAGAAGAGGGAAAAGCCAGGCATAGGAGAAATCTAAGTCCAACATGGGTGCCTTTTATGacggtctgaatgaaaatggcccccacaaaCTCACAGGGAGTGttattatttgaaaggattaggatgtgtgggtttgttagagtaggtgtggtcttgatggAGAAAGTgcgtcactgggggtgggctttgagctttcagaaattcaagccaggcccagtggctttcgctctttctgctgcctgccaatccgtATGTAGCACTCTCAACTATCTCTGCAGTATCATGCCTTCCTGCATGCCAGCATGCTTCCAACAtaattgttgcgggaggtccttccgctcctccagcctatagccgctgagatacccgcccattggggcgtggtctctctccctttaaaaaagcggccacttccttctctcgctctcttcacttcctgctcggctggcgactagactcctttcctggttgtacagagggctgacggtgatctgtaatttttttccccttttaataaatagtaccctattaatcataattccaaactgctgtggcatcgtttgtgacttacgcctacacatAATGATAGCAGATTAAAcatctgaacctgtaagccagtcccaattaaatatttttctttataagagatgccatggccatgatgtctcttcacagcagtaaaaatacTAAGACACTCCCAAACTTCCTCAAAGACTTGAAAATCCACCTTCTTCCAACTATTAGCCCTATTAccactcaaaaaaaatcaaaatatatatttttaactatttttttttaattagatagcTGAAGCTCAGCTGTAAGAATTGTTTACAAAGTCCTGGGCTTGAGCCCTGAAACTGCTTACACCGTATGTGGTAATCCTTAGCAGATGTATATGCATGCCACCACAAACCCACTTAAAGTTGCAGGCTGTTTTACATCTCAGATCAGAATAATCTCTGGCTGTTGACATAcgtaaaataacaattttattacTGAGCAGCTAAAAGTAAGATACATCTTTGTTAGGCATCCAATGATTCAATACAAACCTGAGGTTCAAaggtttatatattaaaaaaacaaaacagtaattgTGTCTCTATTCAAATACACAATGGCTTAGACAACTCATGCCAACTCTTCATGCTTCACTACCAGTAAACTatcagcagggtggtggtggtgcacgttaatcccagcacccaggatgaAGAGGCAGGcggtctctgtgagcttgagtcTAACCTGAACTGTAAAGTGAAAAATAGCCAGTGCTGCatagatgctgtctcaaaaaaaaataaaaataaaaaaacaaccaaaaagttaaaaagtcACCAAAAAGCCTCAGGCAGTGAAAAATCAGCATCTCAAGCCCTTAGGTCGGCTCATGTTCTTCAGAGAGAACTTGGTGGGCTTAAGTCAATTAATTACAACATGTACATTATTGCGTAATTTCCCTTTAACATGGAACAAAAACTCACTCTGGACACATAAGAACACGAGTACTGGTCAGGCAGGGataagtggtgcacaccttaaattccagcacttgggaggcagagacaggcagatctctgtgagttcaaagccaacctgggctaagtGTTGAATTCAATACCAACCtaactcaaaaggaaaaaaaattaagagattaCTTCTACCCATAAACTTACTGCTGGTCTCCGAGGTTCACCAGGCAGTTGTGGTGGGTAAACAATATTATTCTTCTTCTCCCATCTTCGAGAAATGTCAAGAGAAGCACTTGTGTGGATACACGATCGGGGTAaaactctgaaaagaaagaagtctgtAAGATGATCAAAGCTTGGAACTTTGCTGCAGTTTTGGAAGCCACATCACCACCATTTGGGCAACTTTAGGCTCACCACTGGAAGTTCATTAACAGAAGCTAGTTTAATTGGAGGCTAAGATGAGAGCTTGCAGCTTGTGTAAGTCAAATGGTGTAGGTATTAACCTACACTCTTTGCCCTGACCAGTGGATGccgataattttttttaaagacctatttgttgccgggcagtgatggtgcacacctttaatcccagcactcgggaggcagaggcaggaggatctctgtgagttcgtggccagcctggtctataagagctagttccaggacgggaaccaaagccacagagaaaccctgtctcaaaaagaaacaacaacaacaacaaaatctatttatttattttatgcatgtacgcctgcatgccagaagacaTTAGATTcaactacagatggctgtgacccACCATTGTTCTagctgggaatttaacctgggtcctctggaaaaccactgagctatctttccagtccAAATGCTGACCATTTAGTAATAAAATAGACTGAAAGAAGACAATGGACTTATTTTTTATCAGGCCTGTGGAGTGACCCAACTCTGTCGAATATGCAagacaaataaatgaaacaacTAGAAGACAATATAAACCAAAGCACAGGAAAGACAGCTGAGGACTTCAGAGTAGCTTCAGGCAATTTTTTTGGGAGGGTAGGGgatatttgaaacagggtctcactatgtagctctggctgtcctggaatttactatgtagaccaggctggcctcaaactcacagagatctgtctaactttgcctcccaagtgctgggattaaaggcatgcaccaccacacctgacctagttttttttttttttttttaaagatttatttatttctttatgtatacagtgttctgcctgtctgtatcctcgctggccagaagagggcaccagatcacattacagatggctgtgagccaccatgtggttgctgggaattgaactcaggtcctctggaagagcagtcagtgctcttaacctctgagccatctctccagcccatgacctagtttattatttatatattataaacacgtttattgtatgtgtatgggtattttgcctatatatatGCCTGCACCACAGACATGTATTAccctggaggccaaaagagggcatcagatctcctagaattggagttagacagttgttagccaacatgtggtactgggaatcggaaccaggtcctctgaaagagcagccactgagccatccctccatcccccGTGATTATATCTTTCTATTCTCTTCCCCAGTGTCACTGACAACCGAGAGTCTT from Microtus ochrogaster isolate Prairie Vole_2 chromosome 7, MicOch1.0, whole genome shotgun sequence encodes:
- the Mrpl22 gene encoding 39S ribosomal protein L22, mitochondrial — translated: MAATVLRELGALWIPNLRIWATQTLRVLPRSCIHTSASLDISRRWEKKNNIVYPPQLPGEPRRPAEIYHCRRQIKYSKDKMWYLAKLIRGMSIDQALAQLEFNDKKGAQIIKEVLLEAQDMAVRDHNVEFRSNLYIAESTSGRGQCLKRLRYHGRGRFGIMEKVYCHYFVKLVEGPPPLPEAPKTTIDHAKEYIQQLRSRTIIHTL